In Candidatus Bathyarchaeota archaeon, one DNA window encodes the following:
- a CDS encoding Lrp/AsnC family transcriptional regulator, which produces MSLDVIDMKIIQSLTEDARSTYKTIAGEAGVSEATVKNRIDKLKETGIISRFTTVLDYYKLGRTIKAFIGLKVQPSKLQDVVEVLKKNSDVHVLYRTSGDVDLLLEVILEKMEDLNAFLERELVYDGILGTVVTIVIGPYKRCPWTCI; this is translated from the coding sequence ATGTCCCTCGATGTTATAGACATGAAGATAATCCAAAGTCTAACGGAAGATGCCAGGTCCACATACAAGACCATCGCGGGGGAGGCCGGAGTAAGCGAGGCGACGGTAAAAAATCGCATCGATAAGCTCAAGGAGACAGGCATAATATCCCGGTTCACGACAGTTCTTGACTATTATAAGCTTGGAAGAACCATCAAAGCCTTCATCGGGCTGAAGGTACAACCATCGAAGCTCCAAGACGTCGTGGAGGTCCTTAAGAAAAACTCGGATGTTCATGTTCTCTACAGAACCAGTGGTGACGTAGACCTCCTCCTTGAGGTAATCCTCGAGAAGATGGAGGACTTGAACGCCTTCCTAGAGCGTGAGCTAGTCTACGATGGAATCCTTGGGACCGTAGTCACCATCGTAATCGGTCCCTACAAACGATGTCCCTGGACCTGTATTTAA
- a CDS encoding TFIIB-type zinc ribbon-containing protein — protein sequence MKKNMRGCTKCGSMNIIADPEAGEEVCGQCGLVLNDEFIDLGPEWRAFTSAERETRTRVGMARSYTIYDMGLSTSFKGGRDARGNKLTVDTRNMMKKLKRYDTRSKLDDTWGRNLSIAMAELDRLSTVLSIPKMVKESAALIYRQALKADLIRGRSIDAFVAASLYAACRQRKVPRPLKGISKASIREHSEVSRSYRLLHRQLKLKMPIDDPMKFVSGIASKLNLKPDTERFAVDILMRAKERRGLSGKDPRGIAAAALYMACIEMDDKKIQKEVASAAGTTEVTLRNRLKGLEVTLRDRVEINEELTVTPPAP from the coding sequence ATGAAAAAAAACATGAGAGGCTGTACAAAGTGTGGTAGCATGAACATAATCGCAGACCCAGAAGCCGGAGAGGAGGTCTGTGGTCAATGCGGTCTAGTATTGAACGATGAATTTATCGACCTAGGGCCTGAATGGAGGGCATTTACTAGCGCCGAAAGGGAGACTAGAACTAGGGTCGGAATGGCAAGATCATACACAATATATGACATGGGGCTCTCAACAAGCTTCAAGGGAGGCAGGGACGCCCGTGGAAACAAGCTCACAGTAGACACTAGGAACATGATGAAGAAGCTTAAGCGATACGACACACGGTCAAAGCTTGACGACACCTGGGGAAGGAACTTGAGCATCGCCATGGCAGAGCTCGACAGACTCTCAACTGTTCTCTCGATACCCAAAATGGTTAAGGAGAGTGCAGCCCTCATTTACCGTCAGGCTCTCAAGGCCGACCTGATCCGCGGCCGCTCCATAGATGCCTTTGTCGCGGCTAGTTTATACGCAGCATGTCGGCAACGCAAAGTGCCTAGACCTCTCAAGGGGATCTCCAAGGCCAGCATACGAGAGCACTCCGAGGTCTCCCGGTCCTATAGGCTACTCCATAGGCAGCTAAAGCTAAAAATGCCTATCGACGACCCTATGAAGTTTGTCTCTGGTATCGCCTCAAAACTCAACCTGAAGCCGGACACCGAGAGGTTTGCAGTGGATATATTGATGCGGGCCAAAGAGAGAAGGGGCCTGTCAGGAAAGGACCCGAGAGGGATCGCTGCCGCAGCTTTATACATGGCCTGCATCGAAATGGATGACAAAAAGATTCAGAAGGAGGTCGCCTCCGCAGCAGGGACCACAGAAGTCACCCTCAGGAACAGGCTCAAGGGCTTGGAGGTTACGCTGCGGGATCGGGTAGAGATCAACGAGGAACTGACGGTGACTCCACCTGCCCCCTAA
- a CDS encoding helix-turn-helix transcriptional regulator: protein MVKPKGSTGTTKMKIMAIIDYNYDNGADSYGYTIWQSLKNHFHIYLTNSDVRNVYHHLRELTDLGYLTKEDEKLDDPSKRCLYALTEDGKGIESRYSPYLDIVRRSSGPARKY from the coding sequence ATGGTCAAACCAAAGGGCAGCACAGGCACCACAAAAATGAAAATCATGGCAATAATCGACTATAACTACGATAATGGCGCAGATTCGTATGGCTACACCATTTGGCAGTCTCTTAAAAACCACTTTCACATTTATCTAACTAACAGCGATGTCAGAAACGTTTATCATCACCTTAGAGAGCTCACAGACCTTGGATACCTTACCAAAGAGGACGAAAAGTTAGATGATCCCTCCAAGAGGTGTTTATACGCCCTTACTGAGGACGGCAAGGGCATCGAGAGCCGTTACTCTCCATATCTAGATATTGTCCGCAGGAGCTCTGGACCGGCAAGGAAATATTAA
- a CDS encoding LysR family transcriptional regulator — protein sequence MTTSPRHKLSFKLWLETDEGMVFGPGLYQLLKKVSDLGTLKASAEGLGMSYRFAWGLIRKAEGRIGQPLVISHKGGKSGGGGFKLTEMGQQFIEEFLHIELILNELLVNRNTIDLDHPFTQVNATVKERADMEGKTVLTVTMDLQDIELSLPKDILRDVKPGDPIIFELLALPSSLEKAEN from the coding sequence ATGACGACCTCCCCCAGGCATAAACTCTCATTCAAGCTCTGGCTGGAGACAGACGAGGGGATGGTGTTTGGTCCGGGACTCTACCAGCTGCTAAAGAAGGTCTCTGATTTGGGTACCCTCAAGGCCTCGGCAGAGGGGTTGGGGATGTCCTATAGATTTGCCTGGGGACTTATCAGAAAAGCCGAGGGGAGAATCGGACAGCCCCTAGTTATCTCCCACAAAGGGGGGAAGTCTGGGGGCGGAGGTTTCAAGCTAACAGAAATGGGTCAACAATTCATCGAGGAGTTCCTCCACATCGAGCTCATCCTCAACGAGCTTCTCGTTAACAGGAATACCATCGACTTGGATCACCCGTTCACACAGGTCAACGCCACTGTTAAGGAGAGGGCGGATATGGAGGGGAAAACGGTGCTTACCGTCACAATGGACCTACAAGACATCGAACTGAGCCTTCCTAAGGACATCCTACGAGATGTAAAGCCTGGAGATCCAATAATATTTGAGCTACTTGCGCTACCCAGCTCATTAGAGAAGGCCGAGAATTAA
- a CDS encoding ABC transporter ATP-binding protein, whose amino-acid sequence MGYHHHHGHGDEDEKYKRTVPDRVLFSRMLKYITRHKRRLVLLILVTIISTGINLLPPYMFTLAIDKYIADLDTGGLALISIAFVIVYLLIFAAQVIQRFIINWLGAKLGYDMRLDIFRHLQELGLDFYAKRKMGSLVSRVINDVDRITELVTSGVASVIADFVTLGGIIIIMITMDARLSVITFTILPLMIGFLLTWGRKVRVVYRATRRTIASVSAKLEESVSGMKEIQCFSREGVTRMEFQKLNTDNMKANVLAGQVMSAFWPVVAIFTAIGNCLVLWFGGSAVINGALSVGVLFGFMSYLNRFFWPIEDLSNFWNSVQSALAAAERVFGIMDSDITVANAPDAVEANTIEGKIVYEKLSFSYEEGQPVLRDIDLEIEPNTTVALVGPTGVGKTTLINLLYRFYDPTQGRVTVGGQDIRGVHIESLRGQMAIVLQDTYLFSGSIMENIKYGRLEATDEEVIEVTKAVGAHEFIKRLPEGYETEVRERGGRLSQGQRQLVSLARALLANPRILIMDEATSSIDAYTELIIQSAMDIVLKNRTSIIIAHRLSTVRKADKIVVIQEGRIAETGSHQELIKRGGLYKRLYEMQFKFEIPNGTMETVEP is encoded by the coding sequence ATGGGCTATCACCACCACCACGGGCACGGGGACGAAGATGAGAAATATAAAAGGACCGTGCCCGACCGGGTCCTATTTAGCAGGATGCTAAAATACATCACGAGGCACAAAAGGAGGCTGGTGCTACTCATCCTAGTGACGATAATATCAACTGGGATCAATCTGCTCCCTCCTTACATGTTCACTCTCGCTATAGACAAATACATCGCGGACCTTGACACAGGAGGGCTTGCACTCATAAGCATAGCGTTCGTTATCGTCTACCTCCTGATTTTTGCAGCGCAAGTCATCCAGCGATTCATAATAAACTGGCTGGGGGCAAAGCTGGGGTATGATATGAGACTGGATATCTTCCGCCACCTCCAGGAGCTCGGCCTCGATTTCTACGCGAAACGGAAGATGGGGAGTCTTGTCTCCAGGGTCATTAATGACGTAGATCGGATTACGGAGCTCGTGACCAGTGGCGTGGCCAGCGTCATCGCCGACTTTGTCACCCTGGGGGGGATAATAATAATCATGATAACGATGGACGCCCGGTTGAGCGTTATAACGTTTACCATACTTCCCCTTATGATTGGATTCCTCCTCACTTGGGGTCGTAAAGTCCGAGTAGTCTACAGGGCCACCCGAAGAACCATCGCCAGCGTCTCAGCCAAATTGGAGGAGAGCGTCAGTGGTATGAAAGAGATTCAATGCTTCAGTCGAGAAGGAGTAACAAGAATGGAGTTCCAAAAGTTGAACACAGACAACATGAAAGCCAACGTCCTAGCAGGGCAGGTGATGTCGGCGTTCTGGCCTGTGGTTGCCATCTTCACAGCCATTGGTAATTGCCTTGTCCTGTGGTTCGGGGGTAGCGCTGTGATCAATGGAGCACTCAGCGTGGGAGTATTGTTCGGATTCATGTCATACCTCAACAGGTTCTTCTGGCCAATTGAGGACCTAAGCAACTTTTGGAATAGTGTTCAGTCCGCCCTCGCCGCCGCGGAACGGGTCTTTGGGATCATGGACTCTGACATCACGGTGGCTAACGCTCCGGATGCTGTAGAAGCCAACACCATTGAGGGAAAGATCGTATATGAGAAATTGTCTTTCAGCTATGAGGAAGGTCAGCCGGTTCTCAGAGACATCGACCTGGAAATAGAGCCGAACACCACTGTTGCCCTTGTGGGACCCACGGGGGTGGGAAAGACCACGTTAATCAACCTCCTCTACAGGTTTTATGACCCAACGCAGGGCAGAGTCACCGTGGGCGGTCAGGATATCCGAGGAGTCCATATTGAGTCTCTTAGGGGTCAAATGGCTATCGTCCTCCAAGATACCTACCTCTTCTCCGGAAGCATCATGGAGAACATCAAGTACGGAAGACTCGAAGCAACAGATGAGGAGGTCATCGAGGTCACGAAGGCCGTAGGAGCCCATGAGTTTATCAAAAGACTCCCAGAGGGCTATGAAACTGAGGTCAGGGAGCGTGGTGGCCGCCTCAGCCAAGGCCAGAGGCAGCTAGTGAGCCTCGCTAGGGCTCTTTTAGCGAATCCCCGTATCCTCATTATGGACGAGGCTACAAGCAGCATCGATGCCTACACAGAGTTAATAATCCAGAGTGCCATGGACATAGTCCTCAAAAATAGGACATCCATCATAATAGCCCACAGACTCAGCACCGTTAGAAAAGCGGATAAGATCGTTGTCATCCAAGAGGGAAGGATAGCAGAGACGGGCTCCCACCAGGAACTCATCAAGAGAGGCGGACTATATAAACGGCTTTATGAGATGCAGTTTAAATTTGAGATTCCAAATGGAACCATGGAGACCGTAGAACCCTAG
- a CDS encoding ABC transporter ATP-binding protein, producing the protein MARRGSGGGGGRGGGRRSIDRIPTSTRTQRETLKRLLGYIAVSWMLRVVFVLIVITTVFDILSPAIIGSIIDMVRALSTGEIVAFKRGVGGFPSRILLPIASWYSAASGSNPSFGALLVFSLSLIVIAIITGLFTFLQRYTTTIVAQEATYKIREDMYNSLLKQSFSFYDQQRTGQLMARATGDINMMGRFYQMGVRMVLSSVLLLVLVLYALISINPTLTLLSLSVVPFVFLSTAYFSRNVRPLWNLFREQYGVITSVLQENLAGTRVVRGFSREEFEEKKFSVELMEYFDLNMDLAWFRARFGPLASFISSLGFVLIIWYGGGQVISGIITVGSVVAFYFYLAKLMGPVRRIGFMTSMVVRAIAAGNRVFDIIDAEVEVHDRKDAVDVQEIEGCITFKDVWFSYDGTNMVLKNINLTVQPGQTIAILGATGSGKSSIINLIPRFYNASKGSIHLDGVDLQDFKIKSLRSNMGVVRQEPFIFSTTLRENIAYGVKNASIISIRKAAKRAKINDFIESLPDGYETRVGERGVTLSGGQKQRIAIARALLKNPKILIMDDSTSSVDTHTEYEIQQAIDELLEDRTTFIITQRLSSIRKADYIIVLDDGEIAEEGTHDELLEIDGIYRKLYETQSSGAQRRRT; encoded by the coding sequence ATGGCACGGCGTGGCAGTGGAGGAGGCGGCGGTAGAGGAGGAGGTAGGAGATCAATTGATAGAATTCCGACCAGTACAAGGACCCAAAGGGAGACACTGAAACGCCTCTTGGGTTATATCGCTGTTTCATGGATGCTCAGAGTGGTTTTTGTTCTCATAGTCATAACTACGGTCTTCGATATCCTCTCCCCTGCAATAATTGGCTCCATAATTGACATGGTGAGAGCACTCAGTACTGGAGAAATAGTTGCATTCAAAAGGGGGGTTGGCGGATTTCCTTCAAGAATATTACTCCCCATTGCTTCGTGGTATAGCGCCGCTTCCGGTTCAAATCCTTCTTTTGGAGCCCTCCTCGTATTCAGCCTATCCCTGATCGTTATTGCAATAATAACGGGCCTCTTTACGTTCCTGCAAAGGTATACCACCACGATAGTGGCCCAGGAGGCTACCTACAAAATTCGAGAAGATATGTACAACAGCCTCCTGAAGCAAAGCTTCAGCTTCTACGATCAGCAAAGGACAGGTCAGCTCATGGCGAGGGCCACCGGAGATATCAACATGATGGGACGCTTTTACCAAATGGGGGTTCGCATGGTCTTATCCTCGGTTCTCCTCCTAGTGCTTGTGCTATACGCCCTGATCTCGATCAACCCAACCCTTACCCTTTTATCTCTGAGTGTTGTCCCGTTCGTCTTCCTCTCCACCGCGTACTTTTCAAGAAATGTCCGCCCCTTATGGAATCTGTTTAGGGAACAGTACGGGGTTATTACCTCGGTCCTCCAAGAAAATTTGGCCGGGACCAGGGTAGTGAGAGGATTCAGCAGGGAAGAGTTCGAGGAGAAAAAGTTTTCCGTTGAGCTCATGGAGTACTTCGACCTTAATATGGATTTGGCCTGGTTCCGCGCGCGCTTTGGGCCCCTTGCATCGTTCATCTCTAGCCTAGGCTTCGTCCTCATTATCTGGTACGGCGGAGGGCAGGTCATATCAGGCATCATCACCGTTGGAAGCGTTGTGGCGTTCTACTTCTACCTTGCAAAACTCATGGGGCCTGTCAGGAGAATTGGATTCATGACATCCATGGTAGTCCGGGCTATCGCCGCGGGAAACAGAGTCTTCGACATCATTGATGCTGAGGTGGAGGTACATGATAGGAAGGACGCCGTCGACGTTCAAGAGATTGAAGGCTGCATAACATTCAAGGACGTTTGGTTCAGCTACGATGGAACCAATATGGTCTTAAAGAACATCAACCTAACCGTCCAACCTGGGCAGACAATAGCGATTCTTGGCGCCACAGGCTCCGGGAAGAGCAGTATTATCAATCTCATCCCCCGATTCTACAATGCCTCCAAAGGATCCATCCATCTGGACGGCGTAGACTTGCAGGACTTCAAGATCAAATCCCTGAGGAGTAACATGGGCGTCGTGCGCCAAGAGCCCTTTATCTTCTCCACCACCCTAAGAGAGAATATCGCCTATGGCGTTAAGAATGCCAGTATCATCTCGATTAGGAAGGCTGCGAAGAGGGCCAAGATCAACGACTTTATCGAGAGCCTTCCTGACGGCTATGAAACCCGGGTTGGAGAGAGAGGGGTTACATTATCTGGAGGCCAGAAGCAAAGAATCGCCATCGCTAGGGCGCTCCTGAAAAACCCTAAGATTCTCATTATGGACGACTCTACAAGCAGCGTTGATACCCATACTGAGTACGAAATCCAGCAAGCCATTGACGAACTACTGGAGGACCGGACAACCTTCATTATTACCCAGCGCCTCAGCAGCATTAGGAAGGCCGACTATATTATCGTCCTTGATGACGGAGAGATCGCTGAGGAGGGAACCCACGACGAGCTCTTAGAAATAGACGGTATCTATAGGAAGCTTTACGAGACTCAGTCCTCTGGTGCCCAAAGGAGGAGGACTTAG
- a CDS encoding ArsR family transcriptional regulator — protein sequence MVNGIRVIKDPEIAKLFADETRRHILHTLRHHERSATDLAKSLKKNHSSIIHHLNLLKEAGLVKKTRTVQVRNMVQSYYKSIGDRFIVSYSLSETLAEDDNYMVWQEEVQQRITDGLRSFGLEFKAEKREKVEELITLIKELRKRAFEETVDKQGNPNELGRFIYRSLVKLVTNLKLAQDQNYISALNELNSVLTFQE from the coding sequence TTGGTCAATGGAATTCGCGTCATCAAGGACCCCGAAATAGCTAAACTCTTCGCTGATGAGACCCGCCGCCACATACTCCATACACTAAGGCACCATGAGAGGTCCGCGACGGATCTCGCCAAGTCTCTCAAGAAGAACCACTCTAGCATCATCCACCATCTCAACCTTCTTAAAGAGGCTGGACTTGTTAAGAAGACCCGCACCGTTCAGGTGAGGAATATGGTTCAATCATACTACAAGAGCATCGGAGATAGATTCATAGTGTCATACAGCCTCAGCGAGACCCTGGCGGAAGACGACAACTATATGGTATGGCAGGAGGAGGTCCAGCAGAGGATTACTGACGGCCTGAGGTCCTTCGGATTGGAGTTCAAAGCGGAGAAACGAGAAAAGGTAGAGGAACTCATTACTCTAATCAAAGAACTAAGGAAGAGGGCTTTTGAGGAGACCGTAGATAAACAAGGAAATCCGAATGAGCTTGGGAGATTTATCTATCGCAGTCTCGTAAAGCTCGTAACCAATCTGAAGTTGGCCCAAGACCAAAATTACATTAGTGCGCTTAATGAGCTGAACTCAGTCCTGACATTCCAGGAGTGA
- a CDS encoding uracil-DNA glycosylase — translation MSYITDAARTCERCCLHKGRLNVVPGEGSLCSSVVLIGEAPGRKEDESGRPFIGSAGKILDEAMENAGLARSQVYITNVVKCRPPGNRRPRLDEVAACTNYLYDQLAILTPQVIAPMGNSALYHVFNHFGFGNATIGEVHGKPHLLDFVWGKGVVFPLYHPAAILYNRTLKNDLHADFEALGDLLGPVSL, via the coding sequence ATGAGTTATATCACAGACGCCGCCCGAACTTGCGAGCGTTGCTGTCTCCACAAGGGCCGTTTAAACGTCGTCCCGGGGGAGGGTAGTCTGTGTTCGTCGGTGGTCCTGATTGGGGAGGCTCCCGGGCGAAAGGAGGACGAATCGGGGAGGCCTTTCATAGGGTCCGCGGGAAAGATTCTCGACGAAGCCATGGAGAACGCCGGCCTCGCTAGGTCCCAGGTCTACATCACAAACGTCGTCAAGTGCAGACCACCTGGTAACCGTAGGCCCCGATTAGACGAAGTAGCGGCTTGCACCAACTATCTCTACGATCAGCTAGCTATCCTTACTCCGCAGGTTATTGCTCCAATGGGGAACTCGGCGCTGTATCATGTCTTCAACCATTTTGGATTTGGTAATGCTACCATTGGTGAGGTGCATGGGAAGCCTCATCTTTTGGATTTTGTTTGGGGGAAGGGTGTGGTCTTTCCCCTCTATCATCCGGCGGCCATACTATACAATCGTACTCTAAAGAATGATCTTCACGCCGACTTTGAGGCATTGGGTGATCTTCT